Within the Maribacter sp. BPC-D8 genome, the region GCAGAAGAGTTCGAACCTAAAATTATTGAAGACGAGTTGGTATTCGAGAGAAAAACTGTAGCTCCAAAAAGAGAAGCACACCCAGAGGAACAATTAGATCCAATGGAAACGCCGATTGAAGAGTTATTGAGAGATAGAGCAGATGAACGTAGAAGAAAATTGAAAGATTTCAATTATAAGTTCAAAAATAACGCGCCTACTAGCTATGACGAAAAGAAACCGGCATATCAAAGACAAGGTGTTGATTTGAATGAAAGTTCACGAGAAAAGAAGATTTCTAGAACATCGTTGAGTGGAGATAGTAACGATGATATACAGTTAAGATCTAATAATTCATTTTTACATGATAATGTAGACTAATAATAGTCTTATAATATTTTTAAACCCGAAAACTAAGTTAGTTTTCGGGTTTTATTTTTTTATCTTTGCTGACCAAAATAAAGATAAAATGGGACTACAGCAGAGAGTAATGGAGCAGTTGAAATTAGCTATGAAAGCAAAGGATGCTGTAGCGCTAGAATCACTTAGGGCTATTAAATCTGCTTTATTGGTAGCGAGCACGAGTGGAGGTGGTGAAATAACTGAAGATGATGAGATACAAATAGTACAGAAGTTAGTAAAACAACGAAAAGATAGTGCTGCTATTTTTATAGAACAAGGAAGACAAGATCTTGCTGATCCAGAATTGGCACAGATTGCGGTAATAGAACAATTTTTACCAGAACAACTTACAGAGGAAGAGGTAGAAAAAGTAGTAGTTCAAACTATAGAAGCTACCGGTGCTTCAGGAATGAAGGATATGGGTAAGGTTATGGGGATTGTTTCTAAAGAATTAGCCGGTCAAGCAGACGGTAAATTAATATCTACAATCGTAAAAAGTAAATTAGCGTAACATAGATTTGTATTAGGGCATTTTTAATTTTTAATTTTGCTAATTGCTAATTGCTAATTGCTAATTGCTAATTGCTAATTGCTAATTGCTAATTGCTAATTGCTAATTGCTAATTGAACACTGAATATAAAATAATGGCCTCGT harbors:
- a CDS encoding GatB/YqeY domain-containing protein, with amino-acid sequence MGLQQRVMEQLKLAMKAKDAVALESLRAIKSALLVASTSGGGEITEDDEIQIVQKLVKQRKDSAAIFIEQGRQDLADPELAQIAVIEQFLPEQLTEEEVEKVVVQTIEATGASGMKDMGKVMGIVSKELAGQADGKLISTIVKSKLA